One Methylobacterium sp. 77 DNA window includes the following coding sequences:
- a CDS encoding acyl-[ACP]--phospholipid O-acyltransferase codes for MFRTLMTTRRFAPLFWCQFFSAFNDNFLKNALVFLILFKVSGAGGEAAHSGILVTLAGAVFIGPFFILSGLGGELADRYDKALIAKRLKFAEIFAAGAAAIGFFLHSVPVLFVALGLFGTVAALFGPIKYGILPDHLKRNELTAGNALVEAATFLAILLGTIVAGFASALGGDALAFSALIMVFAILCWLSARQIPSTGEAAPTLRIDPNVARSTVALLRDLYADTRLWRGSLIVSWFWLVGAVVLALLPVLVRESLNGSETVVTLLLAIFSVGIAVGSALASWLASGRIVLLPTPIGALFMGLFGLDLAWTVSHLPPISGEAIGAAAFLSTGTGLRVSGAFAGLAIAGGLYIVPCFAAVQAWTDKDKRARVIGAVNVLTAAFMVTGALGLAALQGAGWSMAALLTLIGVANLAAGVIVLAVMPTSAFRDFLSILFRAFYRLEVRGLENVEKAGPNAIIALNHVSFLDAPLALSLLEKEPVFAIDHGIAQRWWVKPFLRVTKAMPLDPTRPLATRTLINAVKNGETLIIFPEGRLTVTGSLMKVYDGAGLIADKSGAMVVPVKIEGLEKTAFSRLSRKQVRRRWWPKVIVTVMSPVALTVDPALKGKNRRRAAGAALYDIMSDLVFDTAFIDRSVMSALIQAGTDHGWRRTALEDPVTGTLSYSRLVMGANILGRKLMPLAGEGKPIGLMLPNANGAAVTFFALASAGRVPAMINFSAGPANVLSACHAAEVDTILTSRAFIEKGRLGSLVEAIQGKVKLVYLEDVRASVTTADKIRGLLAPRKPLVARRGDDPAAILFTSGSEGTPKGVVLAHRCMLANTAQVAARIDFGPMDKVFNVLPVFHAFGLTAGLILPLVSGVPVYLYPSPLHYRIVPELIYGSNATVLFGTDTFLAGYAKTAHSYDLRSLRYVVAGAEAVKPSTRQTWGEKFGLRILEGYGVTECGPVVALNTPMFNRFGTVGRLLPGIESRLEPVPGIETGGRLSVKGPNVMLGYLRAENPGVLEPPPEGWHDTGDIVAIDAEGFVTIKGRAKRFAKIAGEMVSLAGIEAIAAELWPDTASAVAAVPDARKGERLILFTEAKGATRPAYQAFAKAKGATEIAIPAEVVVLDKLPMLGTGKIDQVGVVKLARERASGEANAAA; via the coding sequence ATGTTCCGTACATTGATGACCACGCGCCGGTTCGCGCCCTTGTTCTGGTGCCAGTTCTTCTCGGCGTTCAACGACAATTTTCTGAAGAACGCCCTCGTCTTCCTGATCCTGTTCAAGGTGTCCGGCGCCGGCGGCGAGGCCGCCCATTCCGGCATCCTCGTGACCCTGGCCGGGGCGGTCTTCATCGGCCCGTTCTTCATCCTGTCGGGTCTCGGGGGCGAGCTCGCCGACCGCTACGACAAGGCGCTCATCGCCAAGCGGCTGAAATTCGCGGAGATCTTCGCCGCCGGCGCCGCCGCGATCGGGTTCTTCCTGCATTCGGTTCCGGTGCTGTTCGTGGCGCTTGGCCTGTTCGGAACGGTCGCGGCCCTGTTCGGCCCGATCAAGTACGGCATCCTGCCCGACCACCTGAAACGCAACGAGCTGACGGCGGGCAACGCGCTGGTCGAGGCGGCGACCTTCCTCGCGATCCTGCTCGGCACCATCGTGGCGGGCTTCGCCAGTGCGCTCGGCGGCGATGCCCTGGCCTTCAGCGCCCTGATCATGGTGTTCGCGATCCTGTGCTGGCTCTCGGCGAGGCAGATCCCCTCCACCGGCGAGGCGGCGCCGACCCTCAGGATCGACCCCAACGTCGCTCGTTCGACCGTGGCGCTGCTGCGCGATCTCTACGCCGATACGCGGCTGTGGCGCGGCTCGCTCATCGTCAGCTGGTTCTGGCTGGTGGGCGCGGTGGTGCTGGCCCTGCTGCCGGTCCTGGTGCGCGAGAGCCTGAACGGCTCGGAGACCGTGGTCACCCTGCTTCTGGCGATCTTCTCGGTGGGCATCGCCGTCGGCTCGGCCCTGGCCTCCTGGCTCGCCAGCGGACGCATCGTCCTGCTGCCGACGCCGATCGGCGCGCTGTTCATGGGCCTGTTCGGCCTCGACCTCGCCTGGACCGTCTCGCACCTCCCGCCCATCTCCGGCGAGGCGATCGGCGCGGCGGCCTTCCTCTCCACCGGGACGGGACTGCGGGTCTCGGGCGCATTTGCCGGCCTCGCCATCGCCGGCGGCCTCTACATCGTTCCCTGCTTTGCCGCCGTGCAGGCCTGGACCGACAAGGACAAGCGCGCCCGCGTGATCGGCGCCGTCAACGTGCTTACCGCCGCCTTCATGGTCACGGGAGCGCTGGGCCTCGCCGCCCTGCAGGGGGCGGGCTGGTCCATGGCCGCGCTGCTCACCCTCATCGGTGTCGCCAACCTCGCGGCCGGCGTGATCGTGCTCGCGGTGATGCCGACGAGCGCCTTCCGCGACTTCCTCTCGATCCTGTTCCGCGCCTTCTACCGGCTCGAAGTGCGCGGCCTGGAAAATGTCGAGAAGGCCGGCCCCAACGCCATCATCGCCCTCAACCATGTCTCGTTCCTCGACGCGCCTCTCGCCCTCTCGCTGCTGGAGAAGGAGCCGGTCTTCGCCATCGACCACGGCATCGCGCAGCGCTGGTGGGTGAAGCCCTTCCTCCGGGTCACGAAGGCGATGCCGCTGGACCCGACCCGGCCGCTCGCCACCCGCACGCTCATCAACGCCGTGAAGAACGGCGAGACGCTGATCATCTTCCCCGAGGGGCGCCTCACCGTCACGGGCAGCCTGATGAAGGTCTATGACGGCGCCGGCCTTATCGCCGACAAGTCCGGCGCGATGGTCGTGCCGGTGAAGATCGAGGGTTTGGAAAAGACCGCGTTCTCGCGGCTGTCGCGCAAACAGGTCCGCCGCCGCTGGTGGCCGAAGGTGATCGTCACGGTGATGTCGCCGGTGGCGCTTACGGTCGATCCTGCGCTCAAGGGCAAGAACCGGCGGCGCGCGGCTGGAGCGGCGCTCTACGACATCATGTCCGATCTCGTCTTCGACACCGCCTTCATCGACCGCAGCGTGATGAGTGCCCTGATCCAGGCAGGGACCGACCATGGCTGGCGCCGCACGGCGCTGGAGGACCCGGTCACGGGCACGCTCAGCTATTCGCGCCTGGTCATGGGCGCCAACATCCTGGGCCGGAAGCTGATGCCGCTGGCCGGCGAGGGCAAGCCCATCGGGCTGATGCTGCCGAATGCCAACGGCGCGGCCGTGACCTTCTTCGCTCTCGCCAGCGCAGGGCGCGTACCGGCGATGATCAACTTCTCCGCCGGCCCCGCCAACGTCCTCTCGGCCTGCCATGCGGCCGAGGTCGACACCATCCTCACCTCCCGCGCCTTCATCGAGAAGGGGCGCCTCGGCAGCCTGGTCGAGGCGATCCAGGGCAAGGTGAAGCTCGTCTACCTGGAGGATGTGCGCGCCAGCGTCACCACCGCGGACAAGATCCGGGGTCTCCTCGCCCCGCGCAAGCCCCTGGTGGCCCGGCGCGGCGACGATCCGGCGGCGATCCTGTTCACCTCGGGTTCCGAGGGAACGCCAAAGGGCGTGGTGCTCGCCCATCGCTGCATGCTCGCCAACACCGCCCAGGTGGCCGCCCGCATCGATTTCGGGCCGATGGACAAGGTCTTCAACGTCCTGCCCGTGTTCCACGCCTTCGGGCTGACGGCGGGCCTGATCCTGCCCCTGGTCTCCGGCGTGCCGGTCTACCTCTATCCCTCGCCGCTGCATTACCGGATCGTGCCGGAGCTCATCTACGGGTCGAACGCCACGGTCCTGTTCGGCACCGACACCTTCCTGGCCGGCTATGCCAAGACGGCCCATTCCTACGATCTGCGCTCGCTCCGCTACGTCGTGGCCGGCGCCGAGGCGGTGAAGCCGTCGACGCGTCAGACCTGGGGCGAGAAGTTCGGCCTGCGTATCCTCGAAGGCTACGGCGTCACCGAATGCGGGCCGGTGGTCGCCCTCAACACGCCGATGTTCAACCGCTTCGGCACCGTCGGCCGGCTCCTGCCGGGCATCGAATCCCGCCTCGAACCGGTACCCGGCATCGAGACCGGCGGTCGCCTGTCGGTGAAGGGACCGAACGTGATGCTCGGCTACCTCCGGGCCGAGAATCCGGGCGTGCTGGAGCCGCCGCCGGAGGGCTGGCACGACACCGGCGATATCGTCGCCATCGACGCGGAGGGCTTCGTCACCATCAAGGGGCGCGCCAAGCGCTTCGCCAAGATCGCCGGCGAGATGGTGTCCCTCGCCGGGATCGAGGCGATCGCCGCCGAACTCTGGCCCGACACGGCCAGCGCGGTGGCCGCGGTGCCGGACGCGCGCAAGGGCGAGCGGCTGATCCTGTTCACGGAAGCCAAGGGCGCCACCCGACCCGCCTACCAGGCCTTCGCCAAGGCCAAGGGCGCGACCGAGATCGCCATCCCCGCCGAGGTAGTGGTGCTCGACAAGCTCCCGATGCTGGGGACCGGCAAGATCGATCAGGTCGGCGTGGTCAAGCTGGCGCGCGAACGGGCATCGGGCGAAGCGAACGCGGCGGCGTAG
- a CDS encoding adenosylmethionine--8-amino-7-oxononanoate transaminase, giving the protein MPAPPLPAHAKNSLWRPYTQMKNAAPPLEAVRTSGSRITLADGRDLIDGIASWWTAVHGYNHPHIRASMAAQLESMPHVMFGGLTHAPAERLAARLAALTPGDLDHVFFTDSGSVAVEVALKMAAQMWLNRGIAGRSRFLAFRNGYHGDTMGAMSVCDPEEGMHRRFGAYLPAQVFCDLPRDEASAAALERTLAGHRDTLAAVIVEPLVQGAGGMVMHAPEVLARVAEAAARHGLPLIADEIFTGFGRTGTLFACEQAGIVPDILCLSKALTGGTMALAATIARRSVFEAFLSDDPSAALMHGPTFMANPLACAAANASLDLFETEPRLEQARAIERRLRDGLAALHGLAGLADIRVLGAIGVVQFERAPDLAAFKGRLVEKGVWVRPFGDIVYLTPALTIPPDDLDRLCDAVADAVRETLEVDAAA; this is encoded by the coding sequence ATGCCTGCCCCGCCGCTCCCCGCGCACGCGAAAAATTCCCTCTGGCGGCCCTATACGCAGATGAAGAATGCGGCGCCTCCGCTCGAGGCCGTGCGCACCTCGGGCTCGCGCATCACGCTCGCCGACGGGCGCGACCTCATCGACGGCATCGCCTCGTGGTGGACCGCGGTCCATGGCTACAATCATCCTCACATCCGCGCGTCCATGGCGGCGCAGCTCGAATCCATGCCGCACGTGATGTTCGGCGGGCTCACCCATGCGCCGGCCGAGCGCCTGGCCGCCCGCCTCGCCGCCCTGACGCCGGGTGACCTCGACCATGTCTTCTTCACCGATTCCGGATCGGTGGCGGTGGAGGTGGCCCTGAAGATGGCCGCGCAGATGTGGCTCAACCGCGGCATTGCCGGACGCAGCCGGTTCCTCGCCTTCCGTAACGGCTACCATGGCGACACGATGGGGGCGATGTCGGTTTGCGACCCCGAGGAGGGCATGCATCGACGCTTCGGCGCTTATCTGCCGGCGCAGGTTTTCTGCGATCTGCCGAGGGACGAGGCCAGCGCCGCCGCGCTCGAGCGGACGCTCGCCGGCCATCGCGACACGCTCGCGGCGGTGATCGTCGAGCCGCTGGTCCAGGGGGCGGGTGGCATGGTGATGCATGCACCGGAGGTTCTGGCGCGGGTGGCGGAGGCCGCCGCGCGGCATGGACTTCCTCTCATCGCCGACGAGATCTTCACCGGGTTCGGCCGCACCGGCACCCTGTTCGCGTGCGAGCAGGCCGGCATCGTCCCCGACATCCTGTGCCTGTCGAAGGCGCTCACCGGCGGCACCATGGCCTTGGCCGCGACGATCGCACGGCGCTCGGTGTTCGAGGCGTTCCTGTCCGACGACCCGTCGGCGGCCCTGATGCACGGGCCGACCTTCATGGCCAATCCCCTCGCCTGCGCCGCCGCCAATGCCAGCCTGGACCTGTTCGAGACGGAGCCGCGCCTCGAACAGGCGCGGGCGATCGAGCGCCGCCTGCGGGACGGGCTCGCGGCCCTGCACGGTCTCGCCGGTCTCGCCGACATTCGTGTTCTCGGTGCCATCGGCGTGGTTCAGTTCGAACGCGCGCCCGATCTCGCGGCGTTCAAGGGCCGCCTCGTCGAGAAGGGCGTCTGGGTCCGCCCCTTCGGCGACATCGTCTACCTGACACCGGCCCTGACCATACCGCCCGACGATCTCGACCGCTTGTGCGATGCCGTCGCCGATGCCGTTCGCGAAACCTTGGAGGTCGATGCCGCGGCGTGA
- a CDS encoding aminotransferase class I/II-fold pyridoxal phosphate-dependent enzyme, which yields MSSTDSTTSLETFARDHLARLDETSLRRHLVPTTRGPQAAAARHGRSLVSFSCNDYLGLSQDPRVIAAARAATARYGTGAGASRLVTGSHPVLGALEERLAAHKGAEAALVFGSGYLANLGIVSGLAGPRDLILVDALGHSCLWAGARLSGAKVMRFAHNDVGDLEGLLAKHRSRHQHALILTERVFSMDGDQGPISEILRLAEIHDAWTLVDDAHGLGVIEADARAPLEMGTLSKTLGSYGGYLCASRAVVDLMTSRARSFVYTTGLPPASAAAALAALEIVEAEPDFAARPLALARRFTARLGLPEAQSPIVPILVGEAEAALGVSAALEEHGYLVVAIRPPTVPAGTARLRVAFSAAHTEAQVDGLAEAVAGHMPG from the coding sequence ATGTCCAGCACCGACAGCACGACCAGCCTGGAGACGTTCGCGCGCGATCATCTCGCCCGCCTCGACGAGACCTCCCTGCGCCGGCATCTCGTCCCCACCACGCGCGGCCCGCAAGCCGCGGCGGCGCGGCACGGGCGCAGCCTCGTCTCCTTCTCCTGCAACGATTATCTCGGCCTGTCGCAGGATCCCCGGGTCATCGCGGCGGCCCGCGCCGCGACCGCCCGCTACGGCACCGGCGCCGGCGCCTCCCGCCTCGTCACCGGCAGCCACCCGGTCCTGGGCGCCCTGGAAGAACGCCTCGCCGCCCACAAGGGCGCGGAGGCGGCCCTCGTCTTCGGCAGCGGATACCTCGCCAATCTCGGCATCGTCTCGGGGCTCGCCGGCCCGCGCGACCTGATCCTCGTGGACGCGCTCGGCCATTCCTGCCTCTGGGCGGGAGCGCGGCTCTCGGGCGCGAAGGTGATGCGCTTCGCCCATAACGACGTCGGCGATCTGGAAGGTTTGCTGGCTAAGCACCGTTCCCGTCATCAGCACGCGCTGATCCTGACCGAGCGCGTCTTCAGCATGGACGGCGACCAGGGGCCGATCTCAGAGATCCTGCGTCTCGCAGAAATCCACGATGCCTGGACGCTGGTGGACGACGCCCATGGCCTCGGCGTGATCGAGGCGGATGCCCGCGCGCCCCTCGAAATGGGCACCCTATCGAAGACGCTCGGATCCTATGGCGGCTATCTCTGCGCCTCTCGCGCCGTGGTCGACCTGATGACGAGCCGGGCGCGCAGCTTCGTCTACACGACCGGCCTGCCACCGGCTTCGGCCGCCGCCGCTCTGGCCGCCCTGGAGATCGTCGAGGCCGAGCCGGATTTCGCCGCCCGCCCCCTCGCCCTCGCCCGCCGCTTCACCGCCCGGCTCGGCCTGCCCGAGGCACAGAGCCCCATCGTTCCGATCCTGGTCGGCGAGGCGGAGGCGGCGCTCGGCGTTTCCGCGGCCCTGGAGGAGCACGGCTACCTCGTCGTCGCCATCCGCCCGCCGACCGTGCCGGCCGGGACGGCGCGCCTGCGGGTGGCGTTCTCCGCCGCGCATACGGAAGCGCAGGTGGATGGGTTGGCGGAGGCGGTGGCGGGGCACATGCCGGGGTGA